In one window of Qipengyuania profundimaris DNA:
- a CDS encoding LOG family protein, with protein sequence MTEEEKRKRDLADRKFYPAEEEAKFEKSLPKQTPQTAHPAYKLAFQDKDFLLREELRPVRFQLELLKPEMILDEAGVGSTMVMYGSARIPPPEAAEEALEGAKDLPDDERKIVESLVAKSKYYGEARKLARLVTEKSIIEDGKRQFVVCSGGGPSIMEAANRGASDAGGESIGLNIILPHEQAPNSYVTPYLSLNFHYFALRKMHFLLRAKAVAVFPGGFGTFDEFFELLTLIQTGKMKPMPILLFGKDFWTRVVNFEAIAEEGTISKKDLDLFRWCETADEAWAHISAFYELDR encoded by the coding sequence ATGACAGAAGAAGAAAAGCGGAAACGCGATCTCGCCGATCGCAAGTTCTACCCGGCCGAAGAAGAGGCCAAATTCGAAAAATCTTTGCCGAAGCAGACGCCGCAGACGGCGCATCCGGCCTATAAGCTCGCCTTCCAGGACAAGGACTTCCTGCTGCGCGAGGAATTGCGCCCGGTGCGCTTCCAGCTGGAGCTGCTGAAGCCGGAAATGATCCTCGACGAGGCCGGGGTCGGATCGACCATGGTGATGTATGGCAGCGCGCGCATCCCGCCCCCCGAAGCCGCCGAGGAAGCGCTGGAAGGGGCCAAGGACCTGCCCGATGACGAGCGAAAGATCGTCGAGAGCCTCGTCGCCAAGAGCAAATATTATGGCGAGGCGCGCAAGCTGGCGCGGCTGGTCACCGAGAAGTCGATCATCGAGGACGGCAAGCGCCAGTTCGTCGTTTGCTCGGGCGGGGGCCCCTCGATCATGGAGGCGGCCAATCGCGGCGCCAGCGATGCGGGTGGGGAGAGCATCGGGCTGAATATCATCCTGCCGCACGAACAGGCGCCCAACAGCTATGTGACGCCTTACCTGTCGCTCAACTTCCACTATTTCGCACTGCGCAAGATGCATTTCCTGCTACGCGCGAAGGCGGTGGCCGTATTCCCTGGCGGCTTCGGCACGTTCGACGAATTCTTCGAGCTGCTGACGCTGATCCAGACAGGCAAGATGAAGCCGATGCCGATCCTGCTGTTCGGCAAGGATTTCTGGACCCGCGTCGTGAATTTCGAGGCGATTGCCGAGGAAGGGACGATTTCGAAGAAGGACCTCGACCTGTTCCGCTGGTGCGA